The Euhalothece natronophila Z-M001 genome includes a window with the following:
- a CDS encoding HEAT repeat domain-containing protein has translation MVERKVDFLPKPSFINFDQEKELKQARRRSGRGGGIIIDIRDEDGEITTWGFWLINILSPVFVIGELIKVVISFIVLPFNSSLANSFFQGAISNIIAMSPGLIFYALVGVLGSLVDSNEEEKETHNKAVSDPNTSPKNLQKLARDEDWRVRREVASNASNPNTPPKILQKLARDEDWRVREKVASNPNTPPEILQQLAQDKDERVRSKAYSNPNLSL, from the coding sequence ATGGTTGAAAGAAAAGTTGATTTTTTACCAAAACCCTCTTTTATAAATTTTGATCAGGAAAAAGAATTAAAGCAAGCTAGAAGAAGAAGCGGACGAGGAGGTGGAATCATAATTGATATTCGTGACGAAGATGGTGAAATAACTACTTGGGGATTTTGGTTAATTAATATTTTGTCACCTGTTTTTGTAATAGGGGAGCTTATAAAAGTTGTAATTAGTTTTATTGTTTTGCCTTTTAATTCATCTTTAGCTAACAGTTTTTTTCAAGGAGCAATTAGTAATATTATTGCAATGAGTCCTGGCTTAATATTTTATGCCTTAGTTGGTGTTTTGGGAAGCTTGGTAGATAGCAATGAGGAAGAAAAAGAAACACACAATAAAGCAGTCTCTGATCCCAATACTTCCCCTAAAAACCTCCAAAAACTGGCTCGGGACGAAGATTGGAGGGTACGCCGAGAAGTAGCGTCTAACGCAAGTAACCCTAACACTCCCCCGAAAATTCTCCAAAAACTGGCTCGGGATGAAGATTGGAGGGTACGCGAAAAAGTAGCCTCTAACCCCAACACTCCTCCTGAAATTCTCCAACAACTGGCTCAGGATAAAGATGAGAGGGTACGCTCTAAAGCTTACTCTAACCCCAATCTCAGTTTGTAG
- a CDS encoding mobilization protein has product MSGSYQKKIEKLEARKRQIQEQIRQEKRKASREEKKRQDRWKILVGAYCLSCLEQEGSVPTINGEEDLRKKMDEFLTRDSDRKLFGLEPLPKSDDSQSKKQD; this is encoded by the coding sequence ATGAGTGGGAGTTATCAAAAGAAGATTGAGAAGTTAGAGGCGAGAAAACGGCAGATTCAAGAGCAGATTCGACAAGAGAAAAGGAAGGCGAGTCGCGAGGAGAAGAAGCGACAAGACCGATGGAAGATTTTAGTGGGGGCTTATTGTTTGTCTTGTCTTGAGCAGGAGGGGTCGGTTCCGACAATTAATGGGGAGGAGGATTTAAGAAAAAAAATGGATGAGTTTTTAACCCGAGATAGTGATCGTAAGTTGTTTGGGTTGGAACCGTTACCCAAGTCTGATGATTCTCAGTCGAAGAAGCAGGATTAG